CGGCCATGTCCGACGTGCTATTGCTCGCGGGAACACGCAAGGGGCTCTTCATCGGCCGCCGGGGGGCCGACGGCCGCTGGGCGTTCGACGCGCCGCACTTCAACGCCCAGGCCGTCTACGCCGTGGCCATCGACCGGCGCGGCCCCGCGCCCCGGCTGCTGGTCGGCGCGGACAGCCTGCACTGGGGGCCCTCCGTCTTCCGCTCCGACGACCTCGGGGCGACCTGGCACGAACCGGCCGCCCCCGCGGTCCGGTTCCCCCAGGACACCGGCGCCTCCCTGGAGCGGGTCTGGCAGCTGCATCCGGCCGGGCCCGAGGCCCCGGACGTGGTGTACGCCGGGACCGAACCGGCGGCGTTGTTCCGCTCCGCCGACCGGGGCGAGACCTTCGAGCTGGTCCGGCCGCTGTGGGAGCACCCCACCCGCTCGGCCTGGGTGCCCGGCGGCGGCGGGGAGGCCGTGCACACCGTGATCACCGACCCGGCCCGCCCGGATGCGGTGACCGTCGCGGTCTCCACGGCCGGGGTCTTCCGCACCGAGGACGGCGGGCGGAGCTGGGCGCCGTCCAACCAGGGCGTCTCCGCGGTCTTCCTGCCCGATCCGCAGCCCGAATTCGGCCAGTGCGTCCACAAGATCGCCCAGGACGCGGGCGACCGGGACCGCCTCTACCTGCAGAACCACTGGGGCGTCTACCGCAGCGACGACGCGGGCACGCGCTGGACGGACATCGGCGGCGGCCTGCCGTCCGACTTCGGGTTCACGGTGGCCGCCCATCCCCACCGGCCGGACACCGCCTACGTCTTCCCCCTGAACGCCGACTCCGACCGGGTCCCGGCCGACCACCGCTGCCGGGTCTTCCGCACCCAGGACGCGGGGACCACCTGGGAGCCGCTCAGCGCCGGGCTGCCCTCCGGCGACCACTACGGGACGGTGCTGCGCGACGCGCTCTGCACGGACGACGCCG
This is a stretch of genomic DNA from Streptomyces sp. NBC_00536. It encodes these proteins:
- a CDS encoding WD40/YVTN/BNR-like repeat-containing protein yields the protein MSDVLLLAGTRKGLFIGRRGADGRWAFDAPHFNAQAVYAVAIDRRGPAPRLLVGADSLHWGPSVFRSDDLGATWHEPAAPAVRFPQDTGASLERVWQLHPAGPEAPDVVYAGTEPAALFRSADRGETFELVRPLWEHPTRSAWVPGGGGEAVHTVITDPARPDAVTVAVSTAGVFRTEDGGRSWAPSNQGVSAVFLPDPQPEFGQCVHKIAQDAGDRDRLYLQNHWGVYRSDDAGTRWTDIGGGLPSDFGFTVAAHPHRPDTAYVFPLNADSDRVPADHRCRVFRTQDAGTTWEPLSAGLPSGDHYGTVLRDALCTDDADPAGIYFGNRNGELYASADDGDSWSLLAGHLPDVLCVRAAVIGRGPNPAEPPGVPHQLE